Proteins from a genomic interval of Clostridium cochlearium:
- the cas2 gene encoding CRISPR-associated endonuclease Cas2: MFAILVYDFGEKRVGRALKTCRKYLTWVQNSVFEGEISDANLKKLEMELDRIMHSNEDSVIIYKFRSTRYTTREVIGLSKNEQDIFL; the protein is encoded by the coding sequence ATGTTTGCTATATTAGTTTACGATTTTGGTGAAAAAAGAGTGGGCAGAGCTTTAAAAACTTGTAGAAAATATTTAACTTGGGTTCAAAATTCTGTGTTTGAAGGTGAAATAAGTGATGCTAATTTAAAAAAGTTAGAAATGGAATTAGATAGAATTATGCATAGTAATGAAGATTCGGTAATTATATATAAGTTTAGAAGTACTAGATATACTACAAGAGAGGTTATAGGTCTTTCAAAAAATGAACAAGATATATTTTTATAG
- the tnpC gene encoding IS66 family transposase, with the protein MKKELLSRNYIHADETTLKVINDNGKDSKSKKYMWLYMSNTKSKPVILYDYQSTRSSSCPKNFLGDFKGFLQTDGYTGYNSVSGATRVYCLAHIRRYFHNIIVDLDKETLKNSRGVIGFNYCEQIYKLEKELRESYSNDENYYDIRFKIRTEKLAPIIDNFIDYVEREIKDALPRSPLGKALEYAKKHLPGLKNVLLDGSLEVDNNAAERAIKPFVIGRKNFLFANTAKGATASSNIYSIVETAKANNLVVERYLVYLFDNLSKIDIYDSESLENLMPWNDKIPENMKIKDKK; encoded by the coding sequence ATGAAAAAAGAATTGCTTAGCCGTAATTACATTCATGCTGATGAAACTACTCTTAAAGTAATTAATGATAATGGCAAAGATTCTAAATCTAAAAAGTACATGTGGTTATATATGAGTAATACCAAATCTAAGCCTGTGATCTTATATGATTACCAAAGCACTAGATCAAGCTCTTGCCCTAAAAATTTCTTAGGAGATTTTAAAGGTTTTCTCCAAACGGATGGATATACTGGATACAATTCCGTCAGCGGAGCTACAAGGGTATATTGCTTAGCTCATATAAGAAGATACTTTCATAATATAATAGTAGATTTAGATAAAGAAACCCTAAAAAATTCTAGAGGAGTAATAGGGTTTAATTATTGTGAGCAAATTTATAAACTTGAAAAAGAACTTAGAGAATCTTATTCAAATGATGAAAATTATTATGATATTAGATTTAAAATAAGAACTGAGAAACTAGCTCCAATTATAGATAACTTTATTGATTATGTTGAAAGAGAAATAAAAGATGCTCTTCCAAGAAGTCCGTTAGGTAAGGCACTTGAGTATGCTAAAAAGCATTTACCAGGATTAAAAAATGTATTATTAGATGGTTCTCTAGAAGTTGATAATAATGCTGCGGAAAGAGCAATTAAGCCTTTCGTTATAGGAAGAAAAAATTTCTTATTTGCTAACACTGCTAAGGGTGCAACTGCAAGTAGCAATATTTATAGTATTGTTGAAACTGCCAAGGCTAATAATTTAGTTGTAGAAAGGTACTTAGTCTATCTATTTGATAATCTATCAAAGATAGATATATACGATAGCGAAAGCTTAGAGAATCTTATGCCTTGGAATGATAAGATTCCTGAAAATATGAAAATTAAAGATAAAAAATAA
- a CDS encoding IS66 family transposase zinc-finger binding domain-containing protein, producing the protein MSHEFLTNELDENTKALIEKMENEINEKDKELSSKDEEIRKLKNELEFLKGVISNRNRKIFGASSEQVDVNQLSFFNEAEKHSDSKVEEPTLEEITYKRAKKSNYTGKKDNLANLERVVVEHKLEGEDLNCRECGKKLTPIGVKSRKEIVKYIPAKLIIEDHVIYSYACKTCERANI; encoded by the coding sequence ATGAGTCACGAATTTTTAACTAATGAGCTTGATGAAAATACAAAAGCATTAATTGAAAAAATGGAAAATGAAATTAATGAAAAAGATAAAGAATTAAGCTCAAAAGATGAAGAAATAAGAAAACTTAAAAATGAATTAGAATTCTTAAAAGGTGTTATATCTAATAGAAATAGAAAGATATTTGGAGCATCCAGTGAACAAGTAGATGTTAATCAATTATCTTTTTTTAACGAGGCTGAAAAACATAGTGATTCAAAGGTAGAAGAACCTACTTTAGAGGAAATTACATATAAAAGAGCTAAGAAAAGCAATTATACTGGAAAGAAAGATAATTTAGCTAATTTGGAAAGAGTTGTTGTTGAACATAAATTAGAAGGTGAGGATCTTAACTGCAGAGAATGTGGTAAAAAGCTTACTCCTATCGGAGTTAAATCTAGAAAAGAGATTGTTAAATACATTCCTGCTAAATTAATAATTGAGGATCATGTTATTTATAGCTACGCTTGTAAAACATGCGAAAGAGCCAATATATAA
- the tnpB gene encoding IS66 family insertion sequence element accessory protein TnpB (TnpB, as the term is used for proteins encoded by IS66 family insertion elements, is considered an accessory protein, since TnpC, encoded by a neighboring gene, is a DDE family transposase.) has protein sequence MLNIDKVEKVYLACGYTDLRKSIDGLVMIVQNQFKLDPFDKALFVFCNKKMDKLKILHFDEGFWLYYHRLEANRFKWPATAADALKINIDELRWLLKGYEVRTKSKFKPVKASNYY, from the coding sequence ATGTTAAATATAGATAAGGTAGAAAAAGTGTATCTTGCCTGCGGTTATACGGATTTAAGAAAAAGTATTGATGGTTTAGTTATGATAGTGCAAAACCAATTTAAGTTAGATCCTTTTGATAAAGCACTATTTGTTTTTTGCAACAAGAAAATGGATAAATTAAAAATTCTTCACTTTGACGAAGGTTTTTGGCTATATTATCACCGTTTAGAAGCTAATCGCTTCAAATGGCCAGCGACAGCTGCCGATGCATTAAAGATTAATATTGATGAATTACGTTGGCTTTTAAAAGGCTATGAAGTAAGAACAAAATCTAAATTTAAACCTGTAAAAGCAAGTAACTATTATTAA
- a CDS encoding helix-turn-helix domain-containing protein: MIGENLQKLRKEKKLSLRALAEKANISKSTLSDIENGKTNPTVTTLEKIAAALEVPLNCLTRKSAKALIEDKLKELNMTFKELSDKTKISITFFDNLDDIIPDEGDYEKIQVIANALNIEPIELLNALHSQEPTIYDWSKFDKKYPNLKEEVELFETGEFTTAQAAMQFILKQPAIMGFGGFDVNKMTDEEVVEFANELLNLLKMLGPKYNK; the protein is encoded by the coding sequence ATGATAGGTGAAAATTTACAAAAATTAAGAAAAGAAAAAAAACTCAGCCTACGAGCTTTGGCTGAAAAAGCAAACATTTCTAAGAGCACGTTGAGTGATATTGAAAATGGCAAAACTAATCCAACTGTAACAACTTTAGAAAAAATAGCAGCTGCTTTAGAAGTACCTTTGAATTGCTTAACAAGAAAATCAGCGAAAGCACTAATTGAAGATAAGTTAAAAGAATTAAATATGACTTTTAAGGAATTATCAGATAAGACAAAAATTTCGATAACATTTTTTGATAATCTAGATGATATAATCCCAGATGAAGGAGATTATGAAAAAATACAAGTAATAGCTAATGCCTTAAACATAGAACCAATTGAATTATTAAATGCTTTGCATAGCCAAGAGCCAACTATATATGACTGGAGTAAATTTGATAAAAAATATCCAAATCTTAAAGAAGAAGTTGAACTATTTGAAACAGGAGAATTTACTACTGCACAAGCAGCTATGCAATTTATATTGAAGCAACCTGCCATTATGGGCTTTGGAGGATTTGATGTAAACAAAATGACTGATGAAGAGGTTGTGGAATTTGCTAATGAATTATTGAATTTATTAAAAATGTTGGGTCCTAAATATAATAAATAA
- a CDS encoding helix-turn-helix transcriptional regulator, with the protein MQNNIRKIVQNKNLKITDLINETKLSKSYFYDVMNGNSVPTLSVARKIAEVIKEPLDEVFPNDDLKESD; encoded by the coding sequence ATGCAAAATAATATTAGAAAAATTGTACAGAATAAAAATTTAAAAATTACTGATTTAATAAATGAAACTAAATTATCTAAAAGTTATTTTTATGATGTTATGAACGGAAATAGTGTACCAACCTTAAGTGTAGCTAGAAAGATTGCGGAAGTTATTAAAGAACCACTTGATGAAGTATTTCCTAATGATGATCTAAAAGAGAGTGATTAG
- a CDS encoding glycerophosphodiester phosphodiesterase: MSAFKKAIDMNADGIELDVHLSKDGHIVIIHDEKVDRTINGKGEVKNFTLDELKKLDAGFWFSDEYKGEKIPTLEEVLNLINNTDIYLNIEIKAGYRFYPNIEEKVIDMVKKYKMLDRVIISSFDHYSLVRVKEINSNIKTGMLYEAALYEPWDYARSIKVEALHPNYITLTKEFIDKASINNLEVNPYTVNDETDMEALIKSKVTSVITNYPDKAYKIISNLTL; the protein is encoded by the coding sequence ATGTCTGCTTTTAAAAAAGCTATAGATATGAATGCAGATGGAATAGAATTAGATGTACATTTATCTAAAGATGGACATATTGTAATAATTCATGATGAAAAGGTAGATAGAACTATAAATGGAAAAGGTGAAGTAAAAAATTTTACGTTAGATGAATTGAAAAAGTTAGATGCAGGCTTTTGGTTTAGTGATGAATATAAAGGTGAAAAAATACCTACTTTGGAAGAAGTTTTAAACTTAATAAATAATACAGATATATATCTAAATATAGAAATAAAGGCAGGTTACAGATTTTATCCTAATATAGAAGAAAAAGTTATAGATATGGTAAAAAAATATAAAATGTTAGATAGGGTTATAATATCTTCTTTTGATCATTATTCTTTAGTGAGAGTTAAAGAAATAAATTCAAATATTAAAACAGGAATGCTTTATGAAGCTGCTTTATATGAACCGTGGGATTATGCTAGGTCCATAAAAGTAGAGGCACTTCATCCTAATTATATTACCCTTACAAAGGAATTTATAGATAAAGCTAGTATTAATAATTTAGAAGTAAATCCTTATACAGTAAATGATGAAACTGATATGGAAGCATTGATTAAAAGCAAGGTAACTAGTGTTATTACCAATTATCCTGATAAAGCTTATAAGATTATTTCAAATTTAACTTTATAA
- a CDS encoding YhgE/Pip domain-containing protein, giving the protein MKNIFRIYKRDIKNIITNWVAIVVMLGLMILPSLYAWFNIKSSWDPYSNTKSISVAVVNKDKPAFFKEESINVGKELVNKLKMNKNIGWKFVDEKEAERGVKHGKYYASIVIPEDFSYKILSITRDKQEKPVLIYSVNEKINAVAPKITSTGVTTVQSEITKTFVRTVNGIIFEIFNNLGIELEKGKPKLKDLMNMIFYVNDKIPEINSSIDKLEKGAITLEEFIEKINKDIPLIKDTINRALIAGDKTKVFLSKSKEGINNVAPYIKQDLIIAKKINNTSEILIEEGLGLIEKNSSKAKENLVLAKDKLNNVKEILNSILELVEIINKDKNNIVMNDFENKIKAMKERTNNKIDNINSIISSLDKGEEVSLETLNRLKDKSNEIDAILEKIIDDFNPKIVPAINNVLNDLIVTADNTIQLLKNANENLPQATELLENGYTGAEKGIRGIKILKSNLPSIEKSIKELTNRLKTLDNDERLNEIIKLMKNDSRMESDFISNPIKIKENRIYPIPNYGSAMTPFFTTLSLWVGALILVSILSVEVKDIKGVKKLKVHEKYFGRYFTFMTIAIFQALIVSLGDIYLLKVYVSNKPIFILFSIFISIVFSMIIYTLVSVFGNIGKALGVILLVLQISASGGTFPIEVTSPFFQNINPLLPFTYAISGMREAVGGAIEAILLRDIVVLLIYFTLSILLALLLKKKLDKINKNFVKKFKESGVVGE; this is encoded by the coding sequence GTGAAGAATATTTTCAGAATTTATAAAAGAGATATAAAAAATATAATAACAAATTGGGTAGCTATTGTTGTAATGCTAGGGCTTATGATATTGCCTTCTTTATATGCTTGGTTTAACATAAAATCTTCTTGGGATCCATATTCTAATACAAAATCTATATCTGTAGCTGTAGTAAATAAAGATAAACCTGCTTTTTTTAAAGAAGAAAGTATTAATGTGGGGAAAGAACTTGTAAATAAATTAAAAATGAATAAAAACATTGGATGGAAATTTGTTGATGAAAAAGAAGCAGAAAGAGGAGTGAAACATGGAAAGTATTATGCTAGTATAGTGATTCCAGAAGACTTTTCTTATAAAATTTTATCTATAACTAGAGATAAACAAGAAAAACCTGTATTGATTTATTCTGTAAATGAAAAAATTAATGCAGTAGCACCAAAAATAACAAGTACCGGTGTTACAACAGTGCAAAGTGAAATTACAAAGACATTTGTAAGAACAGTAAATGGTATTATATTTGAAATATTCAATAATTTAGGAATAGAATTAGAAAAGGGAAAACCAAAACTTAAAGATTTAATGAATATGATTTTTTATGTTAATGATAAAATACCTGAAATAAATTCTTCTATAGATAAGTTAGAAAAAGGTGCTATAACATTAGAAGAATTTATAGAAAAAATAAATAAGGATATTCCTTTAATAAAAGATACTATAAATAGAGCGCTAATTGCAGGAGATAAAACTAAGGTATTTTTATCAAAATCTAAAGAAGGAATAAACAATGTAGCTCCTTATATAAAACAGGATCTAATTATAGCTAAAAAAATAAATAATACATCAGAAATTTTAATAGAAGAAGGATTAGGATTAATTGAAAAAAACTCTTCTAAAGCTAAAGAAAATTTAGTATTAGCAAAGGATAAGTTAAATAACGTGAAAGAAATTTTAAATAGTATATTAGAGTTAGTTGAAATTATAAATAAAGATAAAAATAATATTGTAATGAATGATTTTGAAAACAAGATTAAAGCTATGAAAGAAAGAACAAATAATAAAATAGATAACATAAATAGTATAATATCTTCCTTAGATAAAGGTGAAGAAGTATCTTTAGAGACGTTAAATAGATTAAAAGATAAATCTAATGAAATAGATGCTATATTAGAAAAAATTATAGATGATTTTAATCCCAAAATAGTACCGGCTATAAATAATGTTCTTAATGATTTAATAGTTACAGCAGACAATACAATACAATTATTAAAAAATGCCAATGAAAATTTACCACAAGCAACAGAATTATTAGAAAATGGTTATACAGGAGCAGAAAAAGGTATAAGAGGAATAAAAATTCTTAAATCCAATTTACCGTCTATAGAAAAGTCCATAAAGGAATTAACTAATAGACTCAAAACTTTAGACAATGATGAAAGATTAAATGAAATAATAAAATTAATGAAAAATGATTCTAGAATGGAAAGTGATTTTATATCTAATCCTATAAAAATAAAAGAAAATAGAATTTATCCTATTCCTAATTATGGATCAGCAATGACACCTTTTTTTACAACTTTATCACTTTGGGTAGGAGCATTAATTTTAGTTTCTATACTTTCAGTAGAGGTAAAAGATATAAAAGGAGTAAAGAAATTAAAAGTACATGAAAAATATTTTGGTAGATATTTTACATTTATGACTATAGCTATATTTCAAGCTTTGATAGTTAGTTTGGGAGATATATATTTATTAAAAGTATATGTTTCAAATAAACCCATATTTATTTTATTTTCAATATTTATAAGTATAGTGTTTTCTATGATAATATACACATTAGTATCTGTATTTGGAAATATAGGAAAGGCGTTAGGAGTAATACTTTTAGTACTTCAGATATCTGCTTCAGGAGGAACATTTCCAATAGAAGTTACATCACCATTTTTTCAAAATATAAATCCACTATTACCTTTTACTTATGCTATATCAGGTATGAGAGAAGCGGTAGGAGGAGCTATAGAAGCTATACTTTTAAGAGACATAGTAGTATTATTAATTTATTTTACTTTATCGATTTTATTGGCTTTATTATTAAAGAAAAAATTAGATAAAATAAATAAAAATTTTGTAAAAAAATTTAAGGAAAGTGGAGTAGTAGGAGAATAA
- a CDS encoding cupin domain-containing protein — protein MIKKTLIKNIDFAKPIEMESLVNYEEGRVVSRTLAQGKPLSVTLFAFDKGEEISSHSASGDAMVYILDGEAEITIGEEKFNVKKGETIVMPANVPHALLATERFKMLLTVVFSLQ, from the coding sequence ATGATAAAAAAAACATTAATAAAAAATATAGATTTTGCAAAACCAATAGAAATGGAATCTTTAGTAAATTATGAAGAAGGAAGAGTAGTAAGTAGGACTTTAGCACAAGGAAAACCACTGAGTGTAACTTTATTTGCTTTTGATAAAGGGGAAGAAATAAGTTCTCATTCAGCTTCAGGAGATGCTATGGTATATATTTTAGACGGAGAAGCAGAAATAACTATAGGAGAAGAAAAATTTAATGTTAAAAAAGGTGAAACTATAGTAATGCCTGCAAATGTACCTCATGCATTATTAGCTACAGAAAGATTTAAAATGCTATTAACAGTAGTTTTTAGTTTACAATAG
- a CDS encoding alginate lyase — protein MFIDDYSYLENNTGGDNMNMRPMPYMTWGNFPMYDPHMNNMNSCTDNIDYDNMNRSCNIPNGCDNAIYTVNASPTGTNQPNTVPSVENDNLYTQGFLRNQIGKKVKIEFLIGTNMLMDREGILLDVGISYVLIREVDTNDLVMADMYSIKFVRIFD, from the coding sequence ATGTTTATTGATGATTATTCTTATTTAGAAAATAATACCGGTGGCGATAACATGAATATGAGACCTATGCCTTACATGACTTGGGGTAATTTCCCAATGTATGATCCACATATGAATAATATGAATTCTTGTACAGATAACATAGACTATGACAATATGAATAGAAGCTGCAACATACCTAATGGATGTGATAATGCTATATATACTGTTAATGCATCGCCTACAGGTACTAATCAACCTAATACTGTACCTTCTGTAGAAAATGATAATTTATACACTCAAGGTTTTTTAAGAAATCAAATAGGTAAAAAAGTAAAAATAGAATTTTTAATAGGCACTAATATGTTAATGGATAGAGAAGGTATCCTATTAGATGTTGGCATAAGCTACGTTTTAATAAGAGAAGTAGATACTAATGACTTAGTCATGGCAGATATGTACTCCATAAAGTTTGTAAGAATATTTGACTAA
- a CDS encoding cell wall hydrolase, with the protein MAYSDRELLARIIKCEAGGEGDDGMKAVATVIMNRVRVPYGEYHRIGQGNIRNIIYQTGQFDCVRDVLKGVPNPQTIWANPPEQIHYDIADWALSGNRLYNIGYSLWYFNPYRPKCPTTFPSNGVGIFQVKVNQHCFYNPTELYAQT; encoded by the coding sequence ATGGCATATTCCGATAGGGAATTATTAGCTAGAATCATAAAATGTGAAGCTGGCGGCGAAGGTGATGATGGAATGAAGGCTGTAGCTACTGTAATTATGAATAGAGTTAGAGTACCTTATGGTGAATATCACAGGATTGGTCAAGGAAATATAAGAAACATCATTTACCAAACTGGTCAATTTGATTGTGTTAGAGATGTACTAAAAGGTGTCCCTAATCCACAAACTATTTGGGCTAATCCGCCAGAACAAATACATTATGATATAGCTGATTGGGCATTATCTGGTAATAGACTATATAATATAGGATATTCCCTTTGGTATTTTAACCCTTACCGTCCAAAATGCCCTACTACTTTCCCATCAAATGGAGTGGGTATTTTTCAAGTTAAAGTTAATCAGCATTGCTTTTACAACCCAACTGAGTTATATGCACAAACTTAA
- a CDS encoding Crp/Fnr family transcriptional regulator has translation MNNNVFFTLSKCILFRNFEEKCIEKIIKNINYKVKDYKKDEVIAIEGDYCSNIGIVLDGIIEIQKLFSSGKTVTITSLVKGDIFGEVIVFSSMNKYPSTILSTSNSKIMFISKEDIIKLCSLDPLILNNLMGLLSNKILMLNKKVRNLSYETIRQKISSFLLEQYTNQNSLTIRLNVSRKALAEIFGIPRPSLSRELINMKNDDLIDFEKNIITIKDLEALEEILY, from the coding sequence ATGAACAATAATGTATTTTTTACTTTAAGTAAATGTATATTATTCAGAAACTTTGAAGAAAAATGCATAGAAAAAATTATTAAGAATATAAATTATAAAGTAAAAGATTATAAAAAAGATGAAGTAATAGCTATAGAAGGTGATTACTGTTCTAATATAGGTATTGTATTAGACGGTATTATAGAAATACAAAAACTATTTTCTTCAGGAAAAACTGTAACAATTACAAGCCTAGTTAAAGGAGATATTTTTGGTGAAGTTATTGTGTTTTCTTCCATGAATAAGTATCCTTCTACTATACTCTCTACTTCTAATAGTAAAATTATGTTTATATCAAAAGAAGACATTATTAAACTTTGTAGTTTAGATCCTTTAATTTTAAATAACTTAATGGGGCTGTTATCCAATAAGATATTGATGTTAAACAAAAAAGTTAGAAATTTATCTTATGAAACTATTAGGCAAAAAATTTCTAGTTTTTTATTGGAACAGTATACAAATCAAAATAGTTTGACTATAAGGCTAAATGTTTCCAGAAAAGCCTTAGCTGAAATTTTTGGTATTCCAAGGCCTTCTCTCTCTAGAGAACTTATTAACATGAAAAATGATGATTTAATAGATTTTGAAAAAAATATAATAACTATAAAAGATTTAGAAGCTTTAGAAGAGATTTTATATTAA
- a CDS encoding ATP-binding protein — MIRKIVDIDKEKCNGCGLCVSACHEGAIELIEGKAVLISDEYCDGLGDCLPECPTGAIKIIEREAAEYNEELVQKKMNMKDSLEKNNKDKMPCGCPGTMARSIKRPIKNVNLNIEKEDDKSHRKITMGSELQQWPVQIKLINTRAPYLQDADLLIAGDCTAYAYGDFHNKFIKNRITLIGCPKLDDNEYYKEKIAEILKNNNIKSITVARMEVPCCGGIVNAVKQAMLKSETIVPFNEVIISTDGRIK, encoded by the coding sequence ATGATTAGAAAAATAGTTGATATAGATAAAGAAAAATGTAATGGATGTGGATTATGTGTGTCAGCTTGTCATGAAGGAGCTATAGAACTAATAGAGGGTAAGGCAGTTTTAATTAGTGATGAATACTGTGATGGATTAGGAGATTGCCTTCCAGAATGTCCTACAGGAGCAATAAAAATAATAGAAAGAGAAGCTGCTGAATATAATGAAGAATTAGTACAAAAGAAAATGAATATGAAAGATTCATTAGAAAAAAATAATAAAGATAAAATGCCTTGTGGGTGTCCAGGAACTATGGCGAGATCTATTAAGAGACCAATAAAAAATGTTAATTTAAATATAGAAAAAGAAGATGATAAAAGTCATAGAAAAATAACTATGGGTTCAGAATTACAACAATGGCCTGTGCAAATAAAATTAATTAATACAAGAGCACCATATCTTCAAGATGCAGATTTATTAATAGCGGGAGATTGTACTGCATATGCTTATGGGGATTTCCATAATAAATTTATAAAGAACCGTATAACATTAATAGGGTGCCCGAAATTGGATGATAATGAATATTATAAAGAAAAAATAGCAGAAATATTGAAAAACAATAACATAAAAAGTATAACTGTAGCAAGAATGGAAGTGCCTTGTTGTGGTGGTATAGTAAATGCAGTCAAACAAGCTATGTTAAAGTCAGAGACTATAGTACCTTTTAATGAAGTAATAATAAGTACAGATGGAAGAATAAAATAA
- a CDS encoding nitrogenase component 1 produces the protein MSDEQLPTQLSFDPLNYPEEFYFGQPRVPCTYLDGYDYVYGSQNKLIKLLREIKGKGCKLLAVINSPGAALIGDDLDRLIKEEMGDCLYFSMESTGFSGTFNEGFQNAIINVLSILLKNRNEVTPKSVNLIGISIYDKYFQGNIKEIKRLLKLCNIKTISTICAGESIENIKDALKAEYNVVLYPEYGLKIAKWMEENFNIPYMILDEGVPIGFEATENFVYNVCYKLNGDNTLFKEELERAKARSYIYISRFNSLTGLPKGCTFSIKGETSTAYALAKWLYSYLGMIPLSIEIPEGKGIFYEKLYNSLDNIGYKRALTTSIYENTAHIVFGDGNTILQLRAKGKKFTGVEISLPTLGYINVIPKSIFGIKGSLMIVEQILNSLSFMDV, from the coding sequence ATTTCAGATGAACAGCTTCCAACCCAACTGTCTTTTGATCCACTAAATTATCCGGAAGAGTTTTATTTTGGACAGCCAAGGGTTCCTTGTACTTATCTTGATGGATATGATTATGTTTATGGTTCTCAGAATAAATTGATAAAATTATTAAGGGAGATTAAAGGTAAGGGATGTAAACTTTTAGCGGTAATAAACTCACCTGGAGCAGCTTTAATTGGAGATGATTTGGATAGATTAATTAAGGAAGAGATGGGAGATTGTTTGTATTTTTCTATGGAAAGTACAGGTTTTTCAGGTACTTTTAACGAGGGATTTCAAAATGCTATTATTAATGTATTGTCAATACTTTTAAAAAATAGAAATGAGGTTACACCTAAAAGTGTAAATTTAATAGGTATTTCAATATATGATAAATATTTCCAAGGAAATATAAAGGAAATAAAGAGACTTTTAAAGCTTTGTAATATAAAAACTATATCAACTATTTGTGCAGGGGAGAGCATTGAAAATATTAAAGATGCTTTAAAGGCAGAATATAATGTGGTTTTATATCCTGAATATGGTCTAAAAATAGCTAAATGGATGGAGGAAAACTTTAATATACCTTACATGATTTTAGATGAAGGTGTGCCTATAGGATTTGAGGCTACTGAAAATTTTGTATATAATGTATGTTATAAGTTAAATGGAGATAATACTTTGTTTAAAGAGGAATTAGAAAGGGCAAAGGCAAGAAGTTATATTTATATATCTAGGTTTAATTCTTTAACAGGATTGCCAAAAGGATGCACTTTTTCTATAAAAGGAGAGACTTCCACTGCTTATGCTTTAGCTAAATGGCTATACAGTTATTTAGGAATGATACCCTTGTCCATTGAAATACCAGAGGGAAAGGGCATATTTTATGAAAAACTTTATAATTCTTTAGATAATATAGGTTATAAAAGGGCTTTAACAACATCTATTTATGAGAATACAGCACATATAGTATTTGGAGATGGAAATACTATATTACAACTTCGCGCAAAGGGAAAAAAATTCACAGGGGTAGAGATAAGCCTTCCAACTTTAGGATATATTAATGTTATACCTAAATCTATTTTTGGTATAAAGGGGTCTCTTATGATAGTGGAACAAATATTAAATAGTTTAAGTTTTATGGATGTTTAA